A genomic window from Lactobacillus sp. ESL0677 includes:
- a CDS encoding oligopeptide ABC transporter substrate-binding protein — protein sequence MNFQFKKLMQSAAVIGTAAIGLTACGGNNNNTKVSEKFPIKTPVKKVKQGGTLKIAEETDTPFTGIFSNEIKNTAVDNDIASPGNESLFDTDDHYKFNDKGPATIRLDRKNNTAIINVKKGVKWSDGKQVVAKDIEYAYEILANKGTQSQNYSNSFENIKGMKAYHEGQAKTITGIEMPDGEKGRRVIIHFDELKPGMEYSGNNFFWETAEPYHYLKDVPFDKLQSSDKIRKSPLYFGPFKLKKIVRGQSVTWVPNKYYWRGRPKLDKIEISVLATNSASQAIKSKVYDVAQVINSQWEQVKNTKGVNFVAKVPLGYNFIGFKVGKWDAQKNKNIMDPHAKMNNKALRQAIGYAMNTDEVYQHYTHGLSFRVPTLIPAQFGDVFDKNARGYSYNLKKANELLDQAGYKKKGKWRVQPNGKPLTIRYMARQTDPTQEPIQQNYLQQWHKIGLNVKLIGNRLTEFNSYVTKLEGDSHDFDMCEIGWHLDSEASPSSLYSDNSPKNYTRFVTKKNNELLAAIDSQKAFNHKYRVQKFHEWQEYMNDEAYAIPEFNSYSVFAVNDKVTGYSLKPADNNNDHQLWYKVGFIK from the coding sequence ATGAATTTTCAATTTAAGAAGTTAATGCAGTCAGCCGCAGTTATTGGTACAGCAGCGATTGGGTTGACTGCTTGCGGCGGTAATAACAATAACACGAAGGTTAGTGAAAAGTTTCCAATTAAAACACCGGTTAAAAAAGTGAAACAGGGTGGAACGCTTAAAATTGCGGAGGAGACAGATACACCCTTTACCGGGATTTTTTCTAACGAAATTAAAAATACTGCTGTTGATAATGATATTGCTAGTCCTGGTAATGAAAGCTTGTTTGATACTGACGATCATTACAAGTTTAATGATAAAGGTCCAGCTACGATTCGCTTAGATAGGAAAAACAATACGGCAATAATTAATGTTAAGAAAGGCGTTAAGTGGTCTGATGGCAAGCAGGTGGTAGCTAAGGATATTGAGTACGCATACGAGATTTTGGCTAACAAGGGTACACAATCGCAGAATTATTCCAATTCCTTTGAAAATATTAAGGGCATGAAAGCTTATCATGAAGGCCAAGCTAAGACAATTACTGGGATTGAAATGCCTGATGGTGAAAAGGGGCGTCGGGTAATAATTCATTTTGACGAATTGAAGCCGGGAATGGAATATTCAGGCAACAACTTTTTCTGGGAAACAGCTGAACCATACCATTATCTAAAGGATGTACCGTTTGATAAATTACAGTCATCTGACAAGATTAGAAAATCCCCGTTATATTTTGGGCCGTTTAAGTTAAAGAAAATCGTTCGTGGTCAGTCAGTTACTTGGGTACCGAATAAATACTATTGGCGAGGTCGACCAAAACTGGACAAAATTGAAATTTCAGTTTTAGCTACTAATTCTGCTTCTCAGGCTATTAAGAGCAAGGTTTATGATGTTGCACAAGTAATTAATTCGCAATGGGAACAAGTTAAAAACACTAAGGGTGTCAATTTTGTTGCTAAAGTTCCATTAGGCTACAACTTTATCGGTTTTAAGGTCGGTAAATGGGATGCACAAAAGAATAAAAACATTATGGATCCCCATGCCAAAATGAATAATAAGGCTTTAAGACAGGCAATTGGCTATGCAATGAATACTGATGAAGTTTACCAGCACTATACTCATGGCTTAAGTTTTAGAGTTCCAACGTTAATTCCCGCACAGTTTGGCGATGTATTTGATAAAAACGCGCGTGGTTATTCCTACAATTTGAAAAAAGCTAATGAGTTGCTGGATCAGGCTGGCTATAAAAAGAAGGGTAAGTGGCGGGTCCAACCTAATGGTAAGCCGTTAACAATTCGCTATATGGCAAGGCAAACTGACCCAACTCAGGAGCCAATCCAGCAAAATTACCTGCAGCAGTGGCATAAGATTGGCTTAAACGTTAAATTAATCGGAAATCGTCTGACAGAATTTAATTCCTATGTAACTAAGCTTGAGGGCGACAGCCATGACTTTGATATGTGTGAGATTGGCTGGCATCTGGATAGTGAGGCATCGCCAAGCAGTCTTTACTCCGATAATTCTCCTAAGAATTACACCCGTTTTGTTACCAAAAAGAATAATGAACTGCTGGCGGCAATTGATTCGCAGAAGGCCTTTAACCATAAATATCGGGTACAAAAATTCCATGAATGGCAAGAATATATGAATGATGAGGCATATGCAATCCCAGAGTTTAATTCGTACTCTGTTTTTGCCGTTAATGATAAGGTGACCGGATATTCGCTTAAGCCAGCAGATAATAATAATGACCACCAATTATGGTACAAGGTCGGCTTCATAAAATAA
- a CDS encoding amidohydrolase family protein: protein MTQTVYQNMNLYDGEEEKVTSNSYFVVDDETGKIMAMGTGSAPAGDKVVDLEGKFVMPGLINCHTHINNSSTAYDGDPTANVVETTVRAVQHLHDFLKSGVTYIRECGSTYDIDITLARMIEEGKITKTPEIMPSGMAYSMTGGHGDSPHFAHLVDSPDEMRKAVRQGLKKGAKNIKVMATGGVMTKNDFMDDPQLSVAEMRAAVEEAHHKGLIVAAHAEGNVGIGNAIKAGVDSIEHGFYVDDDQIDMMLKQGTYLTATVVADWAFPTYAVGIMPDWEVKKASDALDDLRKNITHAKNRGVKITLGTDAGTPFNDYFQTPTELQLLTEQGFTNYEALQTSVHSAQLMKIDDEYGTLAIGKYADFLVLDENPLTDVKAVAQKDKAVYKKGQRAY, encoded by the coding sequence ATGACACAAACTGTATATCAAAACATGAACCTTTATGATGGTGAAGAAGAAAAAGTTACAAGTAATAGTTACTTTGTTGTCGATGACGAAACAGGCAAGATTATGGCAATGGGAACTGGTTCTGCACCTGCTGGTGACAAGGTGGTGGACCTAGAAGGCAAGTTCGTGATGCCAGGGTTGATTAATTGTCATACGCACATTAACAATAGTTCAACTGCGTATGATGGCGATCCAACTGCCAATGTTGTCGAGACGACTGTCCGTGCAGTGCAGCACCTGCATGATTTTCTTAAGTCTGGCGTAACCTATATTCGTGAATGTGGGTCTACTTATGATATTGATATTACACTAGCGCGAATGATTGAAGAAGGTAAGATTACCAAGACACCCGAGATTATGCCGTCAGGGATGGCTTACTCAATGACTGGTGGTCACGGCGACTCACCGCATTTTGCTCATCTGGTAGACTCTCCTGATGAGATGCGCAAGGCTGTACGTCAAGGTTTGAAGAAGGGTGCTAAGAATATTAAGGTTATGGCCACAGGTGGTGTAATGACCAAGAACGACTTTATGGATGATCCGCAATTAAGTGTTGCTGAAATGCGTGCAGCAGTCGAGGAGGCTCACCATAAGGGCTTGATTGTTGCGGCTCATGCAGAGGGCAATGTTGGGATTGGTAATGCAATTAAGGCTGGGGTAGATTCAATTGAGCACGGCTTTTATGTTGATGATGACCAAATTGACATGATGCTTAAGCAAGGTACCTATTTGACAGCCACTGTGGTTGCCGATTGGGCCTTTCCTACTTATGCGGTAGGAATAATGCCGGATTGGGAAGTAAAGAAGGCTAGTGATGCCCTAGACGACTTGCGTAAGAATATTACGCACGCTAAAAATCGCGGCGTTAAGATTACTTTGGGTACTGACGCGGGAACACCATTTAATGATTACTTCCAAACGCCAACTGAATTGCAATTGCTAACAGAACAAGGCTTCACTAATTATGAAGCCTTACAAACCAGTGTTCATTCCGCACAATTGATGAAGATTGATGATGAGTATGGTACTTTAGCAATCGGCAAGTATGCTGACTTTCTGGTTTTGGATGAAAATCCGTTGACTGATGTTAAGGCTGTGGCCCAAAAGGACAAGGCAGTCTATAAGAAGGGACAACGAGCATATTAA
- a CDS encoding DHA2 family efflux MFS transporter permease subunit produces MQRKLDAKLILSILAAGLMSFSGVLIETAGNITFPVLMREFNVNMATVQWMTTGYLLIAAIIMPLSAYLKKNFSSKKLFVTAAILFIIGLLIDSLTTKSMGFIFLVVGRIVQGAGAGIALPLMFNIILERTPLDKVGLLMGIGTMITAVAPALGPTFGGLVVNTLSWRYIFILIIPVMIISFIMGVLCITKDPYPLSHTKLDWSGFIEIALTFVGLILAFSNLSGILVRPLEFVVPLVIGLIALVVFIEHSLKVKEPLLNIRLLKNSKFTAGIIAYFIFQVNTVGLSFILPNYLQIVNGVSAMVAGLLLLPGGAIGAIASPVSGRMLDNYGPRKPIMTGACFELLGSIMFCLFAQRFTGVNVLISYLVIMTGTGLIMGDTMTSSLNLLTKEENADGNGLFNMVQQFSGAVGTSIVSAIMQFVQQISSKTATAGKLIDGAQVGLIFLLILVVIGVYLLHKATKKDNLSEN; encoded by the coding sequence ATGCAAAGAAAATTAGACGCAAAATTAATCTTATCAATTCTTGCAGCAGGCCTGATGTCCTTTTCAGGTGTGTTAATTGAAACGGCAGGTAACATTACCTTTCCTGTTTTAATGAGAGAGTTTAACGTAAATATGGCAACGGTGCAGTGGATGACGACAGGTTATCTTTTGATTGCTGCAATTATTATGCCGCTGTCAGCTTATTTAAAGAAGAATTTTAGTTCTAAAAAATTATTCGTGACAGCCGCAATCTTATTTATTATCGGGTTACTGATTGATTCATTGACCACAAAGTCGATGGGCTTTATCTTTTTAGTAGTTGGTCGGATTGTGCAGGGTGCCGGCGCTGGGATTGCACTACCGTTGATGTTTAACATTATTTTGGAAAGAACGCCACTTGATAAAGTTGGTCTCTTGATGGGCATCGGCACAATGATTACGGCGGTAGCCCCAGCCTTAGGGCCAACGTTTGGCGGTCTAGTTGTTAATACCCTCAGCTGGCGGTATATTTTCATCCTGATTATTCCGGTAATGATTATTTCCTTTATCATGGGTGTTCTGTGCATCACCAAGGATCCATATCCTTTAAGTCATACCAAGCTTGATTGGTCAGGTTTTATTGAAATTGCCCTAACTTTTGTTGGCCTAATTTTAGCTTTCAGTAATTTATCAGGGATTTTAGTACGGCCACTAGAATTTGTTGTGCCGCTAGTTATCGGTTTGATTGCCCTAGTTGTGTTTATTGAGCACTCACTTAAGGTAAAAGAGCCACTGCTAAATATTCGCTTACTGAAGAACAGCAAATTTACTGCTGGCATTATTGCCTACTTTATTTTCCAAGTTAATACAGTTGGACTGTCGTTTATTTTGCCGAATTACTTGCAAATTGTAAATGGTGTTTCAGCAATGGTTGCAGGGTTGCTACTTTTGCCGGGTGGTGCTATTGGTGCAATTGCATCACCAGTCAGTGGACGGATGCTTGATAATTATGGCCCCAGAAAGCCAATTATGACTGGTGCTTGCTTTGAACTATTGGGCAGCATTATGTTTTGTCTGTTCGCCCAACGTTTTACAGGTGTTAACGTTTTGATTTCTTACTTAGTAATTATGACAGGAACTGGTTTAATTATGGGTGATACTATGACTTCATCTTTGAACCTGCTTACTAAGGAAGAAAATGCTGATGGTAATGGCTTGTTCAACATGGTGCAGCAATTTTCCGGAGCCGTTGGGACGTCAATTGTTTCTGCTATCATGCAATTTGTTCAGCAAATAAGTTCAAAAACAGCGACGGCTGGCAAGCTGATTGATGGTGCTCAAGTTGGGCTAATTTTCTTATTAATTTTGGTTGTGATTGGCGTATACTTATTACATAAAGCAACAAAAAAGGACAATTTAAGTGAGAATTAA
- a CDS encoding MarR family winged helix-turn-helix transcriptional regulator yields the protein MKRNFGLALQRAQNTFNRNVDRYARTIGLTGTQMVIIQFLSAVPKEQKVYQRDIEHEFNIRKSTATNILKLLEQKDLIAKKADAHDSRLKEIMLTTKAIGIKRDAAAYVKRSEASVERILGKKLCAEVTQALLKLDQEL from the coding sequence ATGAAGAGAAATTTTGGTTTAGCTTTGCAGCGAGCACAAAATACCTTTAATCGCAATGTTGATCGTTATGCGCGGACGATTGGTCTAACAGGTACGCAAATGGTGATTATTCAGTTTTTAAGTGCGGTACCTAAGGAACAGAAGGTTTATCAAAGAGATATTGAGCATGAATTTAATATTCGCAAGTCGACGGCAACTAATATTTTGAAGTTGCTGGAGCAAAAAGATTTAATTGCTAAAAAAGCCGACGCGCATGATAGTCGCCTAAAGGAAATTATGTTAACCACAAAGGCAATTGGAATTAAGCGAGATGCGGCTGCTTATGTTAAACGTTCAGAAGCAAGTGTTGAACGCATTTTAGGTAAAAAATTGTGTGCTGAGGTAACACAAGCTTTGCTTAAGCTAGATCAAGAATTATAA
- a CDS encoding TetR/AcrR family transcriptional regulator gives MSKSDVDQKIIAAFAKLAGIYGYKGTTTRKIAQEAGINESTIFRHFTDKKGILRSLIMQYTNEITKVSHDFTLTGNSEKDIQRVVSIYQYFIEQHKGIFLIALRENRQFPELMEAIGQLITLQRNLYTKLFEKMHQHGEIADNINIAVEVNNFLLLNFGHSVFKLAYSGPNFQISDQDYLTKNIKVFTSHLRN, from the coding sequence ATGAGTAAGAGTGACGTTGACCAAAAAATTATTGCAGCATTCGCCAAATTAGCCGGAATTTACGGTTATAAGGGTACGACTACTCGTAAAATTGCCCAAGAGGCAGGGATTAATGAAAGCACGATTTTTCGTCACTTTACCGACAAAAAAGGTATTTTAAGGTCATTAATTATGCAATATACCAATGAAATTACCAAAGTTAGTCACGACTTTACTTTGACCGGCAATTCCGAAAAAGATATTCAACGTGTTGTCAGTATTTACCAATATTTCATTGAGCAACATAAGGGTATTTTCTTAATTGCTTTACGTGAAAATCGACAATTTCCTGAACTAATGGAAGCAATTGGACAGCTAATCACACTGCAACGTAACTTATATACCAAATTATTTGAAAAGATGCACCAACACGGTGAGATTGCGGATAATATCAACATTGCGGTTGAAGTCAATAACTTTTTACTGCTTAACTTTGGTCACAGCGTCTTTAAATTAGCTTACTCAGGACCCAATTTTCAAATTTCTGATCAAGATTATTTGACTAAAAACATCAAAGTTTTTACTAGTCATTTAAGAAATTAG
- a CDS encoding ABC transporter permease: protein MKFKKFITSRGPLLATLVTLLYGILVFAIYFFGYHAMPTNVDKLPITIVNQDTHSKTIARQLKKNLPFDTINETKNLSQAKTDLDQRTTYLIIDIPRDFAKKASQNRSAQLHFYINDSNQSTVTAAMKSTAQSVAASLNKKISTQKAVIQIAAPKLKTLKRNLLKQEQQAQLEIAQAKQQIATSPAAMQPKLTAQLKQKVAGQKLATRKKAQQQEKQIIAQAKAQAKPTKEAVSEQLHRQHKLPTGINYAMAPFFAILALYLGTMMASLTLYGTYAKFAKEIGRFKSFINLEITYILVAAFSTLITSFITMKFVNVPTTNFMNLWLVHFLLVCASFNFTGIFYFLLGQIGAVINVIITMLQIVAGAGMMPVVTMNPFFKAIHYIIPLYYGILGDYTNFYGGPSITTAVLGLAAIYIITLLISLIIVTIMKKQPMLKFEEIS, encoded by the coding sequence ATGAAATTCAAAAAATTTATTACTAGTCGCGGACCACTACTTGCGACTTTAGTTACCCTACTCTATGGTATTTTGGTCTTTGCCATTTACTTTTTTGGCTATCACGCCATGCCAACTAACGTTGATAAATTGCCAATCACGATTGTTAATCAAGATACACACAGTAAGACAATCGCTCGCCAATTAAAAAAGAATTTACCTTTTGATACGATTAATGAAACTAAAAATTTAAGCCAAGCAAAAACTGATCTCGACCAGAGAACTACCTACCTAATTATTGATATTCCTCGAGATTTTGCTAAAAAAGCCAGTCAAAATCGTTCGGCTCAACTGCATTTCTACATCAATGATTCTAACCAGTCAACGGTCACCGCTGCGATGAAATCAACGGCTCAATCTGTTGCTGCTTCGTTAAACAAAAAAATTAGTACCCAAAAGGCAGTAATACAAATCGCTGCACCAAAATTAAAAACGCTCAAGCGTAACTTGCTCAAGCAAGAGCAGCAAGCACAACTTGAAATAGCCCAAGCTAAACAACAAATTGCCACTAGTCCAGCTGCTATGCAACCAAAGCTTACTGCTCAATTAAAGCAAAAAGTCGCGGGGCAAAAGCTAGCAACTCGCAAAAAAGCCCAACAACAAGAAAAACAAATTATTGCTCAAGCGAAAGCTCAGGCAAAACCAACTAAAGAAGCTGTAAGTGAGCAACTACACCGCCAACATAAATTACCAACAGGAATTAATTATGCTATGGCACCATTTTTCGCTATTTTAGCACTCTATCTCGGTACCATGATGGCCTCATTAACCCTATATGGTACTTACGCCAAATTCGCTAAAGAAATTGGCCGTTTCAAATCATTCATTAACTTGGAAATCACCTACATTTTAGTGGCAGCATTTTCAACTCTAATTACATCCTTTATTACCATGAAATTTGTCAATGTGCCAACCACTAACTTTATGAACTTGTGGCTTGTACATTTTCTCTTAGTCTGTGCCAGTTTTAACTTTACCGGAATTTTCTATTTCTTACTAGGACAGATCGGCGCAGTTATTAACGTCATTATTACAATGTTACAAATTGTCGCTGGTGCTGGCATGATGCCAGTAGTCACGATGAACCCATTCTTTAAAGCAATCCACTATATTATCCCACTTTATTACGGCATTCTAGGTGATTATACCAACTTTTATGGTGGACCAAGCATTACAACTGCCGTCCTTGGTCTTGCAGCAATTTATATAATCACTTTACTAATAAGTCTAATAATTGTTACAATAATGAAAAAACAACCAATGTTAAAGTTTGAAGAAATTAGTTAG
- a CDS encoding ArgE/DapE family deacylase gives MEQEQKMQILQDLVALHSVNGDELPVAKYLKKLLDQAGIKNKILPLKDDANRANLVAELGTGKPILVVSGHMDTVDVNKDNWQTDPFKVTKKGDKLYGRGTTDMKAGLAAMVIAMVELKESGAEIPGTIRLLATAGEEVGQPGAEELQKQGYVDDADALLIGEPSGLFRTVFANKGELDLTISSEGKTAHSSMPFLGNNAVEHLLNVLDAIKKRIKELTAGVKNDVLGETVFNIDTIKGGNQVNAIPNHAEAELNLRTIPELANPKILQEFQAVIDNYNNSTNGHIKMSVDMDIIPIIGDRDSKLLQVVQAAGQSYVAKQEVPKEQLALMQKEAQMANTEYHEGGFLTEGVSGGTDGSKFLINHPTGFAYLMYGPGSDTPHQDNEYVSEQMYLDFVDIYKQIFTNYGK, from the coding sequence ATGGAACAAGAACAAAAGATGCAAATTTTGCAAGACTTAGTAGCTTTGCATTCCGTTAACGGGGATGAGTTACCAGTTGCCAAGTATCTAAAGAAATTGCTTGATCAAGCAGGGATTAAAAATAAGATTTTACCATTAAAAGATGATGCTAATCGGGCTAACTTGGTAGCTGAATTGGGAACAGGTAAGCCAATTTTGGTTGTTTCTGGTCACATGGACACGGTTGACGTTAACAAAGATAATTGGCAGACTGATCCATTCAAGGTTACTAAAAAAGGTGACAAGCTATATGGCCGTGGGACAACTGATATGAAGGCTGGTCTTGCCGCAATGGTGATTGCTATGGTGGAATTAAAAGAGAGCGGTGCAGAAATTCCTGGGACCATTCGACTTTTAGCAACTGCGGGTGAAGAAGTTGGTCAACCAGGTGCTGAGGAATTGCAAAAGCAAGGCTATGTTGATGATGCCGATGCTCTACTGATTGGTGAGCCATCTGGTTTGTTTAGAACGGTTTTTGCTAATAAGGGTGAATTGGATCTGACGATTTCTTCAGAAGGTAAAACTGCTCACAGTTCAATGCCATTCTTGGGTAATAATGCTGTTGAACATTTACTTAATGTCTTAGATGCGATTAAGAAGCGGATTAAGGAATTAACTGCTGGTGTTAAGAATGACGTCTTGGGTGAAACCGTCTTTAACATTGATACGATTAAGGGTGGAAACCAAGTGAATGCCATTCCTAATCATGCCGAAGCTGAACTTAACTTGCGGACAATTCCAGAATTAGCTAACCCGAAGATCTTGCAAGAGTTCCAAGCAGTAATTGATAATTACAATAATTCAACTAATGGTCACATCAAGATGAGTGTTGACATGGATATTATTCCAATTATTGGTGACCGTGATTCTAAATTATTGCAGGTTGTCCAAGCTGCTGGTCAATCTTATGTGGCTAAGCAGGAAGTGCCAAAAGAGCAGTTAGCCTTGATGCAAAAAGAAGCCCAAATGGCTAATACTGAATACCATGAAGGTGGCTTTTTAACTGAAGGTGTGTCTGGCGGGACTGATGGTTCCAAATTCTTGATTAACCACCCAACTGGCTTTGCATACTTAATGTATGGGCCGGGTAGTGATACACCGCACCAAGATAATGAATATGTTTCTGAACAAATGTATTTGGATTTCGTGGATATTTACAAGCAGATTTTTACTAATTACGGTAAATAA
- a CDS encoding threonine/serine exporter family protein: MENKAIDVGVLAAKILIESGSEMWRVEDTTKRIIDHAASSNAEAFTSLTGVLVSLKNASYTRFIQIEKRGINMLRINGVNRLSRQYTADKITLDELEAGLIKVQNEKPQFPIWVQTLAAGFEGAFFMFIFTQTYDWRDFPLAFVAGALGYYVTLFLSSRVRIRFISEFFGALAIGLCTVIGVHFHLGFNVQNIIIGAIMPPVPGIPMIISVRDIFEGNLLSGLERMMECLITLSALAFGIGVVLHYM; this comes from the coding sequence ATGGAAAATAAGGCGATTGACGTTGGCGTTTTAGCCGCAAAAATTTTAATCGAATCTGGCTCAGAAATGTGGCGTGTGGAAGATACTACTAAACGAATTATTGATCATGCCGCTAGTAGTAATGCTGAAGCCTTTACTAGCCTGACAGGTGTGCTAGTTAGCTTAAAGAACGCGTCGTATACGCGGTTTATTCAAATTGAAAAGCGTGGCATTAACATGTTGCGGATTAACGGGGTAAACCGGCTTTCACGGCAGTATACTGCTGATAAAATTACATTAGATGAGCTTGAAGCGGGGTTAATTAAAGTTCAAAATGAAAAGCCACAATTTCCTATCTGGGTTCAGACACTTGCTGCGGGATTTGAAGGTGCCTTTTTTATGTTTATTTTCACGCAAACGTATGATTGGCGTGATTTCCCGTTAGCATTTGTTGCTGGTGCTTTGGGTTATTATGTGACGCTGTTTTTGTCGTCGCGTGTGCGCATTCGTTTTATTAGTGAATTTTTTGGTGCGTTAGCAATTGGCTTGTGTACAGTAATTGGCGTTCATTTTCATTTAGGTTTTAACGTGCAGAATATTATTATTGGGGCAATCATGCCGCCGGTGCCGGGGATTCCAATGATTATTTCGGTGCGTGACATTTTTGAAGGTAACTTACTCTCAGGGCTTGAACGCATGATGGAATGTTTAATCACGTTGAGCGCTTTGGCGTTTGGCATAGGTGTTGTGCTGCATTACATGTAG
- a CDS encoding threonine/serine exporter family protein has protein sequence MTFYHFIIQVLFSYLGTVMFDLFINLPKKALNISGAIGCVGWLVYWFIYEFGLGAILANFIAAFVVGSLGIIFAVKKKMPSTMFVSGLVPLVPGASGYQALAAMIGHSPMVAVQKTIHVGMVAGAIALGYVFSQVVVELMHQKKR, from the coding sequence ATGACTTTTTATCATTTTATAATTCAAGTTCTTTTCAGCTATTTAGGAACGGTAATGTTTGATCTTTTTATCAATTTACCCAAAAAGGCGCTTAACATTTCAGGTGCAATTGGCTGTGTGGGCTGGCTCGTGTATTGGTTTATCTATGAATTTGGTCTGGGGGCAATTTTAGCGAATTTTATCGCTGCCTTTGTCGTTGGCAGTTTAGGAATTATTTTTGCTGTTAAAAAGAAGATGCCTAGTACGATGTTTGTTAGTGGGTTAGTGCCGCTCGTCCCCGGGGCTAGCGGTTATCAGGCCTTGGCAGCGATGATTGGTCACTCGCCAATGGTTGCCGTACAAAAAACAATTCATGTTGGGATGGTTGCTGGGGCAATTGCTTTGGGTTACGTTTTTTCTCAAGTAGTTGTAGAACTAATGCATCAAAAAAAGCGCTAA